From a region of the Micropterus dolomieu isolate WLL.071019.BEF.003 ecotype Adirondacks linkage group LG21, ASM2129224v1, whole genome shotgun sequence genome:
- the tpcn1 gene encoding two pore channel protein 1 isoform X1, producing MESDDDVPLILTWDEANSDLLNEETERGDENGGGNYDIVNNAVISTPGPQNYRAQNVSLRQSWEMNYQEAAIYLQEGENNDKFFTHPRNPKALAAYLFAHNHLFYLMELLTGLLLMMLSLCEAPAVPSLRLDVYVHATLELLALVMVAFELCMKLRWLGFHTFIRHKRTMVKTCVLLLQFVEAIVVLVRQTSHVRVTRALRPIFLVDCRYCGAVRRNLRQIFQSLPPFIDILLLLLFFMVIFAILGFCLFSPNTADPYFSTLENSLVSLFVLLTTANFPDVMMPAYSKNRWSCVFFIVYLSIELYFVMNLLLAVVFDTFNDVEKMKFKSLLLHKRSAIDHAFQLLVSRQRPMGVSLKQFDGLMRFYRPRMSARDRFLTYKALNTSGAPMLSLQDFYKFYEVTGLKWKARRSGEHWFDDLPHTTFLIFKGINLLVKSKAFQYTMYVVVAINGVWILVETYRLNSGFSWSRSVPWNYIVFLTIYGVEVLLKITGLGPMAYFSSGWNLFDFSVTVFAFLGLIALAFDMEPFYFIVVLRPFQLLRLFKIKQRYRNVLDTMFELFPRMASLGLTLIIFYYSFAIVGMEFFAGVVYPNCCNTSTVADSYRQINITYGNKTVLEEGYYYLNNFNNILSSFVTLFELTVVNNWYITMEGVTSMTNHWSRLYFMTFYIVTMVVMTIIVAFILDAFVFRMNYSRKNREPLENPEVFVCVHAVDENGIVFEVEVSRDEALATLELYKQTCPGLSSLNSLQGVLQSMDRGGHSSLVYLGRRSRTKSDLSMKMYEEEIQEWYAEYSRENLPQPDQGLVRELDSLVSDLSSFPEPQLNSQTGPHSIN from the exons ATGGAGTCTGACGACGACGTGCCTCTCATCTTAACTTGGGACGAAGCAAACAGCGATCTGCTCAACGAGGAGACggagagaggagatgaaa ATGGAGGAGGCAATTATGACATAGTGAACAACGCTGTGATCTCAACACCTGGGCCACAAAACTACAGAGCCCAAAATGTGTCCTTACGGCAAAGCTGGGAGATGAACTACCAAGAGGCAGCCATCTACCTGCAG GAGGGAGAGAACAATGATAAGTTCTTCACCCATCCTCGAAACCCAAAGGCACTGGCAGCATACCTGTTTGCCCACAACCACCTGTTCTACTTAATGGAGCTGCTGACAGGGCTGCTGCTGATGATGCTGTCGCTGTGTGAAGCTCCAGCTGTTCCTTCCCTGCGCCTGGATGTCTAT GTCCACGCCACCCTGGAGCTGCTGGCTTTGGTAATGGTGGCATTTGAGCTATGCATGAAACTCCGCTGGTTAGGCTTCCACACCTTCATACGACACAAGAGGACCATGGTGAAG ACGTGTGTGTTGCTGCTCCAGTTCGTGGAGGCCATAGTGGTTCTGGTCAGACAGACGTCTCATGTGCGAGTGACTAGAGCGCTCAGACCAATTTTCCTGGTGGACTGTAGATACTGTGGTGCAGTGCGCAG AAATTTGCGTCAGATCTTCCAGTCCCTCCCACCTTTTATTGATATCCTCCTACTGCTGCTCTTCTTCATGGTTATATTTGCTATATTGG GTTTCTGCCTCTTCTCTCCAAACACAGCTGACCCG TACTTCAGCACTCTGGAGAACAGCCTCGTCAGTCTGTTTGTGCTGCTGACCACAGCAAA TTTCCCTGATGTGATGATGCCAGCATACTCCAAGAACCGCTGGTCCTGTGTTTTCTTCATTGTTTACCTCTCCATAGAGCTCTATTTCGTCATGAACCTG CTGTTGGCAGTGGTGTTTGATACGTTTAATGATGTTGAGAAGATGAAGTTTAAATCTCTTTTGCTTCACAAACGCTCCGCTATTGACCACGCCTTTCAGCTGTTAGTGAGCCGGCAG AGGCCAATGGGTGTGTCACTGAAACAGTTTGATGGTCTGATGCGATTTTATAGACCACGGATGTCTGCAAGAGATCGCTTCCTTACATATAAAGCTCTTAATACCTCAGGGGCTCCTATGCTCAG TCTGCAGGACTTTTACAAATTCTATGAGGTCACTGGCCTTAAATGGAAG gCTCGACGCAGTGGAGAACATTGGTTTGATGACCTTCCACACACGACCTTTCTCATTTTCAAAG GCATCAACTTGCTTGTGAAGTCAAAGGCCTTCCAGTATACCATGT ATGTGGTGGTGGCCATCAATGGTGTGTGGATCCTCGTGGAGACGTACAGGCTGAATA gtggaTTTTCCTGGTCCAGATCAGTTCCCTGGAATTACATTGTTTTCCTGACCA TTTATGGCGTAGAGGTGTTATTGAAAATTACAGGTTTGGGGCCGATGGCTTATTTCAGCTCTGGGTGGAATCT GTTTGACTTCTCCGTGACCGTGTTTGCCTTCCTGGGCCTGATTGCTCTTGCCTTTGATATGGAGCCATTTTACTTTATTGTAGTTCTCAGACCATTTCAGCTGCTCCG GTTGTTTAAGATAAAGCAGAGGTATCGTAACGTGTTGGACACCATGTTTGAGCTCTTTCCCAGGATGGCCAGCCTGGGGTTGACCTTAATCATCTTCTACTACTCCTTTGCCATTGTGGGGATGGAGTTCTTCGCAGGCGTAGTTTACCCCAACTGCTGCAA CACCAGCACAGTGGCAGACTCCTACAGACAGATCAATATCACATATGGCAACAAAACCGTGTTGGAAGAAGGCTACTATTATCTCAATAACTTCAACAACATTCTCAGCAGCTTTG tgACTCTGTTTGAACTGACTGTGGTCAATAACTGGTACATTACCATG GAAGGAGTAACTTCCATGACAAACCACTGGAGCCGGCTCTACTTCATGACCTTTTACATAGTTACCATG GTTGTGATGACAATCATTGTGGCGTTCATTCTGGATGCGTTCGTGTTCCGCATGAACTACAGCCGCAAAAACCGGGAACCACTGGAGAACCCAGAGG tgtttgtgtgtgtacatgctgtAGATGAGAACGGGATAGTGTTTGAAGTAGAGGTGAGTCGTGATGAAGCTCTGGCCACACTGGAGCTTTACAAACAGACCTGCCCAGGACTGTCCTCCCTCAACTCTTTACAGGGAGTCCTACAAAGTATGGACAGGGGCGGG CACTCGTCTCTGGTGTACCTAGGCCGGAGGTCTCGGACAAAGAGTGACCTCAGCATGAAAATGTATGAGGAGGAGATACAG GAGTGGTATGCAGAGTATTCAAGGGAAAACCTGCCTCAGCCAGACCAAGGGCTGGTGCGGGAACTGGACAGTCTCGTCTCTGACCTGTCTTCCTTCCCAGAGCCTCAGCTCAACTCACAGACTGGACCTCACAGCATCAACTAA
- the tpcn1 gene encoding two pore channel protein 1 isoform X4: MSVGHVHAPTLGTTPRVCKIWSDMDSSISDALLHQINVEGENNDKFFTHPRNPKALAAYLFAHNHLFYLMELLTGLLLMMLSLCEAPAVPSLRLDVYVHATLELLALVMVAFELCMKLRWLGFHTFIRHKRTMVKTCVLLLQFVEAIVVLVRQTSHVRVTRALRPIFLVDCRYCGAVRRNLRQIFQSLPPFIDILLLLLFFMVIFAILGFCLFSPNTADPYFSTLENSLVSLFVLLTTANFPDVMMPAYSKNRWSCVFFIVYLSIELYFVMNLLLAVVFDTFNDVEKMKFKSLLLHKRSAIDHAFQLLVSRQRPMGVSLKQFDGLMRFYRPRMSARDRFLTYKALNTSGAPMLSLQDFYKFYEVTGLKWKARRSGEHWFDDLPHTTFLIFKGINLLVKSKAFQYTMYVVVAINGVWILVETYRLNSGFSWSRSVPWNYIVFLTIYGVEVLLKITGLGPMAYFSSGWNLFDFSVTVFAFLGLIALAFDMEPFYFIVVLRPFQLLRLFKIKQRYRNVLDTMFELFPRMASLGLTLIIFYYSFAIVGMEFFAGVVYPNCCNTSTVADSYRQINITYGNKTVLEEGYYYLNNFNNILSSFVTLFELTVVNNWYITMEGVTSMTNHWSRLYFMTFYIVTMVVMTIIVAFILDAFVFRMNYSRKNREPLENPEVFVCVHAVDENGIVFEVEVSRDEALATLELYKQTCPGLSSLNSLQGVLQSMDRGGHSSLVYLGRRSRTKSDLSMKMYEEEIQEWYAEYSRENLPQPDQGLVRELDSLVSDLSSFPEPQLNSQTGPHSIN; this comes from the exons atgtctgttgGTCATGTGCATGCCCCCACTTTGGGGACCACTCCAAGAGTCTGTAAGATATGGTCTGATATG GACTCATCTATAAGTGATGCACTGCTTCATCAGATCAATGTG GAGGGAGAGAACAATGATAAGTTCTTCACCCATCCTCGAAACCCAAAGGCACTGGCAGCATACCTGTTTGCCCACAACCACCTGTTCTACTTAATGGAGCTGCTGACAGGGCTGCTGCTGATGATGCTGTCGCTGTGTGAAGCTCCAGCTGTTCCTTCCCTGCGCCTGGATGTCTAT GTCCACGCCACCCTGGAGCTGCTGGCTTTGGTAATGGTGGCATTTGAGCTATGCATGAAACTCCGCTGGTTAGGCTTCCACACCTTCATACGACACAAGAGGACCATGGTGAAG ACGTGTGTGTTGCTGCTCCAGTTCGTGGAGGCCATAGTGGTTCTGGTCAGACAGACGTCTCATGTGCGAGTGACTAGAGCGCTCAGACCAATTTTCCTGGTGGACTGTAGATACTGTGGTGCAGTGCGCAG AAATTTGCGTCAGATCTTCCAGTCCCTCCCACCTTTTATTGATATCCTCCTACTGCTGCTCTTCTTCATGGTTATATTTGCTATATTGG GTTTCTGCCTCTTCTCTCCAAACACAGCTGACCCG TACTTCAGCACTCTGGAGAACAGCCTCGTCAGTCTGTTTGTGCTGCTGACCACAGCAAA TTTCCCTGATGTGATGATGCCAGCATACTCCAAGAACCGCTGGTCCTGTGTTTTCTTCATTGTTTACCTCTCCATAGAGCTCTATTTCGTCATGAACCTG CTGTTGGCAGTGGTGTTTGATACGTTTAATGATGTTGAGAAGATGAAGTTTAAATCTCTTTTGCTTCACAAACGCTCCGCTATTGACCACGCCTTTCAGCTGTTAGTGAGCCGGCAG AGGCCAATGGGTGTGTCACTGAAACAGTTTGATGGTCTGATGCGATTTTATAGACCACGGATGTCTGCAAGAGATCGCTTCCTTACATATAAAGCTCTTAATACCTCAGGGGCTCCTATGCTCAG TCTGCAGGACTTTTACAAATTCTATGAGGTCACTGGCCTTAAATGGAAG gCTCGACGCAGTGGAGAACATTGGTTTGATGACCTTCCACACACGACCTTTCTCATTTTCAAAG GCATCAACTTGCTTGTGAAGTCAAAGGCCTTCCAGTATACCATGT ATGTGGTGGTGGCCATCAATGGTGTGTGGATCCTCGTGGAGACGTACAGGCTGAATA gtggaTTTTCCTGGTCCAGATCAGTTCCCTGGAATTACATTGTTTTCCTGACCA TTTATGGCGTAGAGGTGTTATTGAAAATTACAGGTTTGGGGCCGATGGCTTATTTCAGCTCTGGGTGGAATCT GTTTGACTTCTCCGTGACCGTGTTTGCCTTCCTGGGCCTGATTGCTCTTGCCTTTGATATGGAGCCATTTTACTTTATTGTAGTTCTCAGACCATTTCAGCTGCTCCG GTTGTTTAAGATAAAGCAGAGGTATCGTAACGTGTTGGACACCATGTTTGAGCTCTTTCCCAGGATGGCCAGCCTGGGGTTGACCTTAATCATCTTCTACTACTCCTTTGCCATTGTGGGGATGGAGTTCTTCGCAGGCGTAGTTTACCCCAACTGCTGCAA CACCAGCACAGTGGCAGACTCCTACAGACAGATCAATATCACATATGGCAACAAAACCGTGTTGGAAGAAGGCTACTATTATCTCAATAACTTCAACAACATTCTCAGCAGCTTTG tgACTCTGTTTGAACTGACTGTGGTCAATAACTGGTACATTACCATG GAAGGAGTAACTTCCATGACAAACCACTGGAGCCGGCTCTACTTCATGACCTTTTACATAGTTACCATG GTTGTGATGACAATCATTGTGGCGTTCATTCTGGATGCGTTCGTGTTCCGCATGAACTACAGCCGCAAAAACCGGGAACCACTGGAGAACCCAGAGG tgtttgtgtgtgtacatgctgtAGATGAGAACGGGATAGTGTTTGAAGTAGAGGTGAGTCGTGATGAAGCTCTGGCCACACTGGAGCTTTACAAACAGACCTGCCCAGGACTGTCCTCCCTCAACTCTTTACAGGGAGTCCTACAAAGTATGGACAGGGGCGGG CACTCGTCTCTGGTGTACCTAGGCCGGAGGTCTCGGACAAAGAGTGACCTCAGCATGAAAATGTATGAGGAGGAGATACAG GAGTGGTATGCAGAGTATTCAAGGGAAAACCTGCCTCAGCCAGACCAAGGGCTGGTGCGGGAACTGGACAGTCTCGTCTCTGACCTGTCTTCCTTCCCAGAGCCTCAGCTCAACTCACAGACTGGACCTCACAGCATCAACTAA
- the tpcn1 gene encoding two pore channel protein 1 isoform X7, with amino-acid sequence MDSSISDALLHQINVEGENNDKFFTHPRNPKALAAYLFAHNHLFYLMELLTGLLLMMLSLCEAPAVPSLRLDVYVHATLELLALVMVAFELCMKLRWLGFHTFIRHKRTMVKTCVLLLQFVEAIVVLVRQTSHVRVTRALRPIFLVDCRYCGAVRRNLRQIFQSLPPFIDILLLLLFFMVIFAILGFCLFSPNTADPYFSTLENSLVSLFVLLTTANFPDVMMPAYSKNRWSCVFFIVYLSIELYFVMNLLLAVVFDTFNDVEKMKFKSLLLHKRSAIDHAFQLLVSRQRPMGVSLKQFDGLMRFYRPRMSARDRFLTYKALNTSGAPMLSLQDFYKFYEVTGLKWKARRSGEHWFDDLPHTTFLIFKGINLLVKSKAFQYTMYVVVAINGVWILVETYRLNSGFSWSRSVPWNYIVFLTIYGVEVLLKITGLGPMAYFSSGWNLFDFSVTVFAFLGLIALAFDMEPFYFIVVLRPFQLLRLFKIKQRYRNVLDTMFELFPRMASLGLTLIIFYYSFAIVGMEFFAGVVYPNCCNTSTVADSYRQINITYGNKTVLEEGYYYLNNFNNILSSFVTLFELTVVNNWYITMEGVTSMTNHWSRLYFMTFYIVTMVVMTIIVAFILDAFVFRMNYSRKNREPLENPEVFVCVHAVDENGIVFEVEVSRDEALATLELYKQTCPGLSSLNSLQGVLQSMDRGGHSSLVYLGRRSRTKSDLSMKMYEEEIQEWYAEYSRENLPQPDQGLVRELDSLVSDLSSFPEPQLNSQTGPHSIN; translated from the exons ATG GACTCATCTATAAGTGATGCACTGCTTCATCAGATCAATGTG GAGGGAGAGAACAATGATAAGTTCTTCACCCATCCTCGAAACCCAAAGGCACTGGCAGCATACCTGTTTGCCCACAACCACCTGTTCTACTTAATGGAGCTGCTGACAGGGCTGCTGCTGATGATGCTGTCGCTGTGTGAAGCTCCAGCTGTTCCTTCCCTGCGCCTGGATGTCTAT GTCCACGCCACCCTGGAGCTGCTGGCTTTGGTAATGGTGGCATTTGAGCTATGCATGAAACTCCGCTGGTTAGGCTTCCACACCTTCATACGACACAAGAGGACCATGGTGAAG ACGTGTGTGTTGCTGCTCCAGTTCGTGGAGGCCATAGTGGTTCTGGTCAGACAGACGTCTCATGTGCGAGTGACTAGAGCGCTCAGACCAATTTTCCTGGTGGACTGTAGATACTGTGGTGCAGTGCGCAG AAATTTGCGTCAGATCTTCCAGTCCCTCCCACCTTTTATTGATATCCTCCTACTGCTGCTCTTCTTCATGGTTATATTTGCTATATTGG GTTTCTGCCTCTTCTCTCCAAACACAGCTGACCCG TACTTCAGCACTCTGGAGAACAGCCTCGTCAGTCTGTTTGTGCTGCTGACCACAGCAAA TTTCCCTGATGTGATGATGCCAGCATACTCCAAGAACCGCTGGTCCTGTGTTTTCTTCATTGTTTACCTCTCCATAGAGCTCTATTTCGTCATGAACCTG CTGTTGGCAGTGGTGTTTGATACGTTTAATGATGTTGAGAAGATGAAGTTTAAATCTCTTTTGCTTCACAAACGCTCCGCTATTGACCACGCCTTTCAGCTGTTAGTGAGCCGGCAG AGGCCAATGGGTGTGTCACTGAAACAGTTTGATGGTCTGATGCGATTTTATAGACCACGGATGTCTGCAAGAGATCGCTTCCTTACATATAAAGCTCTTAATACCTCAGGGGCTCCTATGCTCAG TCTGCAGGACTTTTACAAATTCTATGAGGTCACTGGCCTTAAATGGAAG gCTCGACGCAGTGGAGAACATTGGTTTGATGACCTTCCACACACGACCTTTCTCATTTTCAAAG GCATCAACTTGCTTGTGAAGTCAAAGGCCTTCCAGTATACCATGT ATGTGGTGGTGGCCATCAATGGTGTGTGGATCCTCGTGGAGACGTACAGGCTGAATA gtggaTTTTCCTGGTCCAGATCAGTTCCCTGGAATTACATTGTTTTCCTGACCA TTTATGGCGTAGAGGTGTTATTGAAAATTACAGGTTTGGGGCCGATGGCTTATTTCAGCTCTGGGTGGAATCT GTTTGACTTCTCCGTGACCGTGTTTGCCTTCCTGGGCCTGATTGCTCTTGCCTTTGATATGGAGCCATTTTACTTTATTGTAGTTCTCAGACCATTTCAGCTGCTCCG GTTGTTTAAGATAAAGCAGAGGTATCGTAACGTGTTGGACACCATGTTTGAGCTCTTTCCCAGGATGGCCAGCCTGGGGTTGACCTTAATCATCTTCTACTACTCCTTTGCCATTGTGGGGATGGAGTTCTTCGCAGGCGTAGTTTACCCCAACTGCTGCAA CACCAGCACAGTGGCAGACTCCTACAGACAGATCAATATCACATATGGCAACAAAACCGTGTTGGAAGAAGGCTACTATTATCTCAATAACTTCAACAACATTCTCAGCAGCTTTG tgACTCTGTTTGAACTGACTGTGGTCAATAACTGGTACATTACCATG GAAGGAGTAACTTCCATGACAAACCACTGGAGCCGGCTCTACTTCATGACCTTTTACATAGTTACCATG GTTGTGATGACAATCATTGTGGCGTTCATTCTGGATGCGTTCGTGTTCCGCATGAACTACAGCCGCAAAAACCGGGAACCACTGGAGAACCCAGAGG tgtttgtgtgtgtacatgctgtAGATGAGAACGGGATAGTGTTTGAAGTAGAGGTGAGTCGTGATGAAGCTCTGGCCACACTGGAGCTTTACAAACAGACCTGCCCAGGACTGTCCTCCCTCAACTCTTTACAGGGAGTCCTACAAAGTATGGACAGGGGCGGG CACTCGTCTCTGGTGTACCTAGGCCGGAGGTCTCGGACAAAGAGTGACCTCAGCATGAAAATGTATGAGGAGGAGATACAG GAGTGGTATGCAGAGTATTCAAGGGAAAACCTGCCTCAGCCAGACCAAGGGCTGGTGCGGGAACTGGACAGTCTCGTCTCTGACCTGTCTTCCTTCCCAGAGCCTCAGCTCAACTCACAGACTGGACCTCACAGCATCAACTAA
- the tpcn1 gene encoding two pore channel protein 1 isoform X6 yields the protein MSVGHVHAPTLGTTPRVCKIWSDMEGENNDKFFTHPRNPKALAAYLFAHNHLFYLMELLTGLLLMMLSLCEAPAVPSLRLDVYVHATLELLALVMVAFELCMKLRWLGFHTFIRHKRTMVKTCVLLLQFVEAIVVLVRQTSHVRVTRALRPIFLVDCRYCGAVRRNLRQIFQSLPPFIDILLLLLFFMVIFAILGFCLFSPNTADPYFSTLENSLVSLFVLLTTANFPDVMMPAYSKNRWSCVFFIVYLSIELYFVMNLLLAVVFDTFNDVEKMKFKSLLLHKRSAIDHAFQLLVSRQRPMGVSLKQFDGLMRFYRPRMSARDRFLTYKALNTSGAPMLSLQDFYKFYEVTGLKWKARRSGEHWFDDLPHTTFLIFKGINLLVKSKAFQYTMYVVVAINGVWILVETYRLNSGFSWSRSVPWNYIVFLTIYGVEVLLKITGLGPMAYFSSGWNLFDFSVTVFAFLGLIALAFDMEPFYFIVVLRPFQLLRLFKIKQRYRNVLDTMFELFPRMASLGLTLIIFYYSFAIVGMEFFAGVVYPNCCNTSTVADSYRQINITYGNKTVLEEGYYYLNNFNNILSSFVTLFELTVVNNWYITMEGVTSMTNHWSRLYFMTFYIVTMVVMTIIVAFILDAFVFRMNYSRKNREPLENPEVFVCVHAVDENGIVFEVEVSRDEALATLELYKQTCPGLSSLNSLQGVLQSMDRGGHSSLVYLGRRSRTKSDLSMKMYEEEIQEWYAEYSRENLPQPDQGLVRELDSLVSDLSSFPEPQLNSQTGPHSIN from the exons atgtctgttgGTCATGTGCATGCCCCCACTTTGGGGACCACTCCAAGAGTCTGTAAGATATGGTCTGATATG GAGGGAGAGAACAATGATAAGTTCTTCACCCATCCTCGAAACCCAAAGGCACTGGCAGCATACCTGTTTGCCCACAACCACCTGTTCTACTTAATGGAGCTGCTGACAGGGCTGCTGCTGATGATGCTGTCGCTGTGTGAAGCTCCAGCTGTTCCTTCCCTGCGCCTGGATGTCTAT GTCCACGCCACCCTGGAGCTGCTGGCTTTGGTAATGGTGGCATTTGAGCTATGCATGAAACTCCGCTGGTTAGGCTTCCACACCTTCATACGACACAAGAGGACCATGGTGAAG ACGTGTGTGTTGCTGCTCCAGTTCGTGGAGGCCATAGTGGTTCTGGTCAGACAGACGTCTCATGTGCGAGTGACTAGAGCGCTCAGACCAATTTTCCTGGTGGACTGTAGATACTGTGGTGCAGTGCGCAG AAATTTGCGTCAGATCTTCCAGTCCCTCCCACCTTTTATTGATATCCTCCTACTGCTGCTCTTCTTCATGGTTATATTTGCTATATTGG GTTTCTGCCTCTTCTCTCCAAACACAGCTGACCCG TACTTCAGCACTCTGGAGAACAGCCTCGTCAGTCTGTTTGTGCTGCTGACCACAGCAAA TTTCCCTGATGTGATGATGCCAGCATACTCCAAGAACCGCTGGTCCTGTGTTTTCTTCATTGTTTACCTCTCCATAGAGCTCTATTTCGTCATGAACCTG CTGTTGGCAGTGGTGTTTGATACGTTTAATGATGTTGAGAAGATGAAGTTTAAATCTCTTTTGCTTCACAAACGCTCCGCTATTGACCACGCCTTTCAGCTGTTAGTGAGCCGGCAG AGGCCAATGGGTGTGTCACTGAAACAGTTTGATGGTCTGATGCGATTTTATAGACCACGGATGTCTGCAAGAGATCGCTTCCTTACATATAAAGCTCTTAATACCTCAGGGGCTCCTATGCTCAG TCTGCAGGACTTTTACAAATTCTATGAGGTCACTGGCCTTAAATGGAAG gCTCGACGCAGTGGAGAACATTGGTTTGATGACCTTCCACACACGACCTTTCTCATTTTCAAAG GCATCAACTTGCTTGTGAAGTCAAAGGCCTTCCAGTATACCATGT ATGTGGTGGTGGCCATCAATGGTGTGTGGATCCTCGTGGAGACGTACAGGCTGAATA gtggaTTTTCCTGGTCCAGATCAGTTCCCTGGAATTACATTGTTTTCCTGACCA TTTATGGCGTAGAGGTGTTATTGAAAATTACAGGTTTGGGGCCGATGGCTTATTTCAGCTCTGGGTGGAATCT GTTTGACTTCTCCGTGACCGTGTTTGCCTTCCTGGGCCTGATTGCTCTTGCCTTTGATATGGAGCCATTTTACTTTATTGTAGTTCTCAGACCATTTCAGCTGCTCCG GTTGTTTAAGATAAAGCAGAGGTATCGTAACGTGTTGGACACCATGTTTGAGCTCTTTCCCAGGATGGCCAGCCTGGGGTTGACCTTAATCATCTTCTACTACTCCTTTGCCATTGTGGGGATGGAGTTCTTCGCAGGCGTAGTTTACCCCAACTGCTGCAA CACCAGCACAGTGGCAGACTCCTACAGACAGATCAATATCACATATGGCAACAAAACCGTGTTGGAAGAAGGCTACTATTATCTCAATAACTTCAACAACATTCTCAGCAGCTTTG tgACTCTGTTTGAACTGACTGTGGTCAATAACTGGTACATTACCATG GAAGGAGTAACTTCCATGACAAACCACTGGAGCCGGCTCTACTTCATGACCTTTTACATAGTTACCATG GTTGTGATGACAATCATTGTGGCGTTCATTCTGGATGCGTTCGTGTTCCGCATGAACTACAGCCGCAAAAACCGGGAACCACTGGAGAACCCAGAGG tgtttgtgtgtgtacatgctgtAGATGAGAACGGGATAGTGTTTGAAGTAGAGGTGAGTCGTGATGAAGCTCTGGCCACACTGGAGCTTTACAAACAGACCTGCCCAGGACTGTCCTCCCTCAACTCTTTACAGGGAGTCCTACAAAGTATGGACAGGGGCGGG CACTCGTCTCTGGTGTACCTAGGCCGGAGGTCTCGGACAAAGAGTGACCTCAGCATGAAAATGTATGAGGAGGAGATACAG GAGTGGTATGCAGAGTATTCAAGGGAAAACCTGCCTCAGCCAGACCAAGGGCTGGTGCGGGAACTGGACAGTCTCGTCTCTGACCTGTCTTCCTTCCCAGAGCCTCAGCTCAACTCACAGACTGGACCTCACAGCATCAACTAA